One genomic region from Entelurus aequoreus isolate RoL-2023_Sb linkage group LG14, RoL_Eaeq_v1.1, whole genome shotgun sequence encodes:
- the LOC133664826 gene encoding phospholipid-transporting ATPase IH-like isoform X4, whose translation MDLSRLRNIISRYCAGEENWVDSRTVYIGHKEPPPGAEAYIPQRYPDNRIVSSKYTSWNFIPKNLFEQFRRIANFYFLVIFLVQLIIDTPTSPVTSGLPLFFVITVTAIKQGYEDWLRHRADCSINECPVDVVQRGKVARTQSQELRVGDIVVVREDETFPCDLILLSSSRQDGTCYVTTTSLDGESSHKTYYAIPDTMAFRTEREVDSLHATIECEQPQPDLYKFVGRIHIYKDKDEPVARPLGAENLLLRGATLKNTQHIYAVAIYTGMETKMALNYQSKSQKRSAVEKSMNAFLIVYLCILISKAVINTVLKYAWQWSPDRDEPWYNHRTENERQRHVVIRAFTDFLAFTVLFNYIIPVSMYVTVEMQKFLGSYFITWDEEMFDEELGEGAQVNTSDLNEELGQVEYVFTDKTGTLTENNMEFIECCVDGNVYIPHAICNGQILSAASSIDMIDSSPGGYRREHEDLFFRALCLCHTVQVKEEETVDGIKRGIHQGRPTSFYISSSPDEVALVEGMKRLGYTYLRLKDNYMEILNKDDEIERFELLHVLNFDSVRRRMSVIVRASSGEYLLFCKGADSAIFPLVVSGKLEQVKARVEQNAVEGLRTLCVAYKKLSEVEYREACRHLTEAKLALQDREQRLAEAYDVIERDFVLLGATAVEDRLQEKAADTIESLHKAGIKVWVLTGDKMETAAATCYASKLFRRSTQILELTKKRTEEQSLHDVLFELNRTVLRQRSISGLSVDCLDFGLIIDGATLSAVLKPKQEVAGHGNYREIFLEICRNCSAVLCCRMAPLQKAQIVKLIKASKEHPITLAVGDGANDVSMILEAHVGIGIMGKEGRQAARNSDYAIPKFKHLKKMLLVHGHYYYIRIAELVQYFFYKNVCFIFPQFLYQFFCGFSQQPLYDTAYLTLYNISFTSLPILLYSLVEQHVTVETLKREPSLYRDIAKNSLLRWPVFLYWTCLGVFDAVIFFFGAYFLFDNTTFTSNGQMFGNWTFGTLVFTVLVFTVTLKLALDTRHWTWINHFVIWGSLLFYVIFSLLWGGIIWPFLNYQRMYYVFMQMLSSGPAWLSIILLITVSLLPDVIKKVLCRAMCPTATERAQSTRPCLTVEPSTIFMLSQSSSRMSF comes from the exons TGCGCAGGGGAAGAGAACTGGGTCGACAGTCGGACGGTGTACATCGGCCATAAAGAACCCCCTCCGGGAGCTGAGGCCTACATCCCTCAGCGTTACCCTGACAACCGCATCGTCTCCTCAAAG TATACCTCCTGGAACTTCATCCCCAAGAACTTGTTTGAACAGTTCCGAAGAATTGCCAATTTCTACTTTTTGGTCATATTTCTGGTCCAG CTCATCATCGACACCCCTACCAGCCCCGTCACCAGCGGCCTGCCCCTCTTCTTTGTTATCACCGTCACTGCCATCAAACAG GGCTACGAGGACTGGTTGCGCCACAGAGCCGACTGCTCCATAAACGAGTGTCCCGTGGACGTGGTGCAGCGGGGGAAGGTGGCGAGGACGCAGAGTCAAGAGTTGAGG GTGGGCGACATCGTGGTGGTGAGGGAGGATGAGACGTTCCCATGTGACCTCATCCTGCTCTCCTCCAGCCGACAGGATGGCACCTGCTACGTCACCACCACCAGCCTGGATGGAGAGTCCAGTCACAAG ACCTATTACGCCATACCAGATACCATGGCCTTTAGGACCGAGCGGGAGGTAGATTCCTTACATGCCACCATCGAATGTGAACAACCACAGCCTGACCTCTACAA ATTTGTGGGACGCATCCATATTTATAAGGACAAAGATGAACCTGTCGCGAG ACCCCTCGGGGCTGAGAACTTGCTACTCCGAGGAGCCACACTGAAGAATACGCAGCATATTTACG CTGTTGCAATCTACAccggcatggagaccaagatggCACTCAATTACCAGTCTAAATCACAGAAGCGCTCGGCTGTGGAAAA GTCCATGAATGCCTTTCTGATTGTTTACCTGTGCATCTTGATCAGTAAAGCCGTCATCAACACTGTTCTTAAGTACGCCTGGCAGTGGTCTCCGGACCGGGACGAGCCGTGGTACAACCACAGGACGGAGAACGAGAGGCAACGACACGTG GTGATCCGAGCTTTCACAGACTTCCTGGCCTTCACCGTCTTGTTCAATTACATCATTCCCGTGTCCATGTACGTCACGGTTGAGATGCAGAAATTCCTGGGCTCCTACTTCATCACCTGGGACGAGGAGATGTTTGATGAGGAGCTGGGGGAAGGCGCTCAGGTCAACACCTCTGACTTGAACGAGGAGCTGGGGCAG GTGGAGTATGTTTTTACTGATAAGACggggactctgacagaaaacaacatGGAGTTTATCGAATGCTGCGTAGATGGGAACGTCTACATCCCGCACGCCATCTGCAACGGTCAAATCCTTAGCGCTGCCTCCAGCATAGACATGATAGATTCCTCACCTGGAGGATACCGCAGG GAGCACGAGGACCTGTTCTTCCGGGCCCTGTGTCTGTGTCACACGGTGCAAGTGAAGGAGGAGGAGACCGTGGACGGCATCAAGAGGGGCATCCACCAGGGCCGACCCACATCCTTCTACATTTCTTCCTCGCCAGATGAAGTTGCGTTGGTGGAGGGAATGAAAAG GCTGGGCTACACATACCTGAGACTGAAGGACAACTACATGGAGATCCTGAACAAAGACGATGAAATTGAAAG GTTTGAGCTGCTTCATGTGCTCAACTTTGACTCTGTAAGGAGGAGAATGAGCGTCATTGTCAGAGCGAGCTCAG GAGAATACCTGCTCTTCTGCAAGGGGGCTGACTCTGCCATTTTTCCCTTGGTGGTGTCTGGGAAGTTGGAGCAGGTGAAGGCCCGGGTGGAGCAGAACGCTGTG GAAGGCCTGCGGACCCTGTGCGTGGCCTACAAGAAGCTGTCGGAGGTGGAGTACCGGGAGGCGTGTCGGCACTTGACGGAAGCCAAGCTGGCCCTGCAGGACAGGGAGCAAAGGCTGGCTGAAGCCTACGACGTCATCGAAAGAGACTTTGTACTTCTGGGTGCCACGGCTGTGGAGGACAG GCTCCAGGAGAAGGCGGCCGATACCATCGAGTCGCTGCACAAGGCTGGAATAAAAGTTTGGGTCCTGACGGGGGACAAGATGGAGACGGCGGCGGCCACCTGCTACGCCAGCAAGCTCTTTCGCCGCAGCACTCAGATCCTGGAGCTGACCAAGAAGCGCACAGAGGAGCAGAGCCTCCATGATGTTCTGTTTGAGCTGAATAGGACTGTTCTCAGGCAACGATCCATTTCTGG GTTGTCTGTCGACTGCCTCGACTTTGGTCTTATCATCGACGGAGCCACGCTGTCGGCGGTCCTCAAGCCCAAGCAGGAAGTCGCCGGCCATGGCAACTACCGAGAGATCTTCCTGGAGATCTGTCGCAATTGTAGCGCCGTGCTCTGTTGTCGCATGGCGCCACTGCAGAAGGCACAG ATCGTCAAGCTGATCAAGGCCTCCAAGGAGCACCCCATAACTCTCGCTGTCGGCGACGGAGCCAATGATGTCAGCATGATTTTAGAAGCACATGTGGGCATTG GGATTATGGGTAAGGAAGGTCGCCAGGCAGCGAGGAACAGTGACTACGCCATCCCAAAGTTCAAACATCTGAAGAAAATGCTTCTGGTTCACGGTCATTACTACTACATACGCATCGCTGAGCTGGTTCAGTACTTCTTCTACAAG AATGTATGTTTCATCTTCCCCCAGTTCCTGTATCAGTTCTTCTGCGGCTTCTCCCAGCAG CCTCTGTACGATACGGCCTACTTGACCCTGTACAACATCAGCTTCACGTCACTGCCCATCCTCCTCTACAGCCTGGTGGAGCAGCACGTCACCGTGGAGACGCTCAAACGGGAACCCTCCTTGTACAG GGATATTGCCAAAAACTCTCTCCTCCGATGGCCAGTCTTCCTGTACTGGACATGCTTGGGCGTGTTTGATGCCGTCATCTTCTTTTTTGGTGCCTACTTCCTGTTTGACAACACCACTTTCACCAGCAATGGCCAG ATGTTTGGCAACTGGACCTTCGGGACTCTGGTCTTTACTGTGCTGGTGTTCACCGTTACCCTCAAG CTTGCCTTGGACACGCGCCACTGGACCTGGATCAATCACTTTGTCATCTGGGGCTCGCTACTTTTCTACGTGATTTTCTCCCTCCTCTGGGGAGGCATCATTTG GCCCTTCCTCAACTACCAGAGGATGTATTATGTCTTCATGCAAATGCTGTCCAGCGGTCCTGCCTGGCTCAGTATCATCCTGCTCATTACGGTCAGCCTGCTACCTGATGTCATCAAGAAGGTCCTCTGCAGGGCCATGTGCCCAACAGCCACTGAGCGTGCTCAG TCCACTCGCCCGTGCCTTACTGTGGAGCCCTCCACCATCTTCATGCTTTCTCAGTCGTCCAGCAGAATGAGTTTCTGA
- the LOC133664826 gene encoding phospholipid-transporting ATPase IH-like isoform X3, which yields MDLSRLRNIISRYCAGEENWVDSRTVYIGHKEPPPGAEAYIPQRYPDNRIVSSKYTSWNFIPKNLFEQFRRIANFYFLVIFLVQLIIDTPTSPVTSGLPLFFVITVTAIKQGYEDWLRHRADCSINECPVDVVQRGKVARTQSQELRVGDIVVVREDETFPCDLILLSSSRQDGTCYVTTTSLDGESSHKTYYAIPDTMAFRTEREVDSLHATIECEQPQPDLYKFVGRIHIYKDKDEPVARPLGAENLLLRGATLKNTQHIYAVAIYTGMETKMALNYQSKSQKRSAVEKSMNAFLIVYLCILISKAVINTVLKYAWQWSPDRDEPWYNHRTENERQRHVVIRAFTDFLAFTVLFNYIIPVSMYVTVEMQKFLGSYFITWDEEMFDEELGEGAQVNTSDLNEELGQVEYVFTDKTGTLTENNMEFIECCVDGNVYIPHAICNGQILSAASSIDMIDSSPGGYRREHEDLFFRALCLCHTVQVKEEETVDGIKRGIHQGRPTSFYISSSPDEVALVEGMKRLGYTYLRLKDNYMEILNKDDEIERFELLHVLNFDSVRRRMSVIVRASSGEYLLFCKGADSAIFPLVVSGKLEQVKARVEQNAVEGLRTLCVAYKKLSEVEYREACRHLTEAKLALQDREQRLAEAYDVIERDFVLLGATAVEDRLQEKAADTIESLHKAGIKVWVLTGDKMETAAATCYASKLFRRSTQILELTKKRTEEQSLHDVLFELNRTVLRQRSISGLSVDCLDFGLIIDGATLSAVLKPKQEVAGHGNYREIFLEICRNCSAVLCCRMAPLQKAQIVKLIKASKEHPITLAVGDGANDVSMILEAHVGIGIMGKEGRQAARNSDYAIPKFKHLKKMLLVHGHYYYIRIAELVQYFFYKNVCFIFPQFLYQFFCGFSQQPLYDTAYLTLYNISFTSLPILLYSLVEQHVTVETLKREPSLYRDIAKNSLLRWPVFLYWTCLGVFDAVIFFFGAYFLFDNTTFTSNGQLMTTNTQMMFGNWTFGTLVFTVLVFTVTLKLALDTRHWTWINHFVIWGSLLFYVIFSLLWGGIIWPFLNYQRMYYVFMQMLSSGPAWLSIILLITVSLLPDVIKKVLCRAMCPTATERAQSTRPCLTVEPSTIFMLSQSSSRMSF from the exons TGCGCAGGGGAAGAGAACTGGGTCGACAGTCGGACGGTGTACATCGGCCATAAAGAACCCCCTCCGGGAGCTGAGGCCTACATCCCTCAGCGTTACCCTGACAACCGCATCGTCTCCTCAAAG TATACCTCCTGGAACTTCATCCCCAAGAACTTGTTTGAACAGTTCCGAAGAATTGCCAATTTCTACTTTTTGGTCATATTTCTGGTCCAG CTCATCATCGACACCCCTACCAGCCCCGTCACCAGCGGCCTGCCCCTCTTCTTTGTTATCACCGTCACTGCCATCAAACAG GGCTACGAGGACTGGTTGCGCCACAGAGCCGACTGCTCCATAAACGAGTGTCCCGTGGACGTGGTGCAGCGGGGGAAGGTGGCGAGGACGCAGAGTCAAGAGTTGAGG GTGGGCGACATCGTGGTGGTGAGGGAGGATGAGACGTTCCCATGTGACCTCATCCTGCTCTCCTCCAGCCGACAGGATGGCACCTGCTACGTCACCACCACCAGCCTGGATGGAGAGTCCAGTCACAAG ACCTATTACGCCATACCAGATACCATGGCCTTTAGGACCGAGCGGGAGGTAGATTCCTTACATGCCACCATCGAATGTGAACAACCACAGCCTGACCTCTACAA ATTTGTGGGACGCATCCATATTTATAAGGACAAAGATGAACCTGTCGCGAG ACCCCTCGGGGCTGAGAACTTGCTACTCCGAGGAGCCACACTGAAGAATACGCAGCATATTTACG CTGTTGCAATCTACAccggcatggagaccaagatggCACTCAATTACCAGTCTAAATCACAGAAGCGCTCGGCTGTGGAAAA GTCCATGAATGCCTTTCTGATTGTTTACCTGTGCATCTTGATCAGTAAAGCCGTCATCAACACTGTTCTTAAGTACGCCTGGCAGTGGTCTCCGGACCGGGACGAGCCGTGGTACAACCACAGGACGGAGAACGAGAGGCAACGACACGTG GTGATCCGAGCTTTCACAGACTTCCTGGCCTTCACCGTCTTGTTCAATTACATCATTCCCGTGTCCATGTACGTCACGGTTGAGATGCAGAAATTCCTGGGCTCCTACTTCATCACCTGGGACGAGGAGATGTTTGATGAGGAGCTGGGGGAAGGCGCTCAGGTCAACACCTCTGACTTGAACGAGGAGCTGGGGCAG GTGGAGTATGTTTTTACTGATAAGACggggactctgacagaaaacaacatGGAGTTTATCGAATGCTGCGTAGATGGGAACGTCTACATCCCGCACGCCATCTGCAACGGTCAAATCCTTAGCGCTGCCTCCAGCATAGACATGATAGATTCCTCACCTGGAGGATACCGCAGG GAGCACGAGGACCTGTTCTTCCGGGCCCTGTGTCTGTGTCACACGGTGCAAGTGAAGGAGGAGGAGACCGTGGACGGCATCAAGAGGGGCATCCACCAGGGCCGACCCACATCCTTCTACATTTCTTCCTCGCCAGATGAAGTTGCGTTGGTGGAGGGAATGAAAAG GCTGGGCTACACATACCTGAGACTGAAGGACAACTACATGGAGATCCTGAACAAAGACGATGAAATTGAAAG GTTTGAGCTGCTTCATGTGCTCAACTTTGACTCTGTAAGGAGGAGAATGAGCGTCATTGTCAGAGCGAGCTCAG GAGAATACCTGCTCTTCTGCAAGGGGGCTGACTCTGCCATTTTTCCCTTGGTGGTGTCTGGGAAGTTGGAGCAGGTGAAGGCCCGGGTGGAGCAGAACGCTGTG GAAGGCCTGCGGACCCTGTGCGTGGCCTACAAGAAGCTGTCGGAGGTGGAGTACCGGGAGGCGTGTCGGCACTTGACGGAAGCCAAGCTGGCCCTGCAGGACAGGGAGCAAAGGCTGGCTGAAGCCTACGACGTCATCGAAAGAGACTTTGTACTTCTGGGTGCCACGGCTGTGGAGGACAG GCTCCAGGAGAAGGCGGCCGATACCATCGAGTCGCTGCACAAGGCTGGAATAAAAGTTTGGGTCCTGACGGGGGACAAGATGGAGACGGCGGCGGCCACCTGCTACGCCAGCAAGCTCTTTCGCCGCAGCACTCAGATCCTGGAGCTGACCAAGAAGCGCACAGAGGAGCAGAGCCTCCATGATGTTCTGTTTGAGCTGAATAGGACTGTTCTCAGGCAACGATCCATTTCTGG GTTGTCTGTCGACTGCCTCGACTTTGGTCTTATCATCGACGGAGCCACGCTGTCGGCGGTCCTCAAGCCCAAGCAGGAAGTCGCCGGCCATGGCAACTACCGAGAGATCTTCCTGGAGATCTGTCGCAATTGTAGCGCCGTGCTCTGTTGTCGCATGGCGCCACTGCAGAAGGCACAG ATCGTCAAGCTGATCAAGGCCTCCAAGGAGCACCCCATAACTCTCGCTGTCGGCGACGGAGCCAATGATGTCAGCATGATTTTAGAAGCACATGTGGGCATTG GGATTATGGGTAAGGAAGGTCGCCAGGCAGCGAGGAACAGTGACTACGCCATCCCAAAGTTCAAACATCTGAAGAAAATGCTTCTGGTTCACGGTCATTACTACTACATACGCATCGCTGAGCTGGTTCAGTACTTCTTCTACAAG AATGTATGTTTCATCTTCCCCCAGTTCCTGTATCAGTTCTTCTGCGGCTTCTCCCAGCAG CCTCTGTACGATACGGCCTACTTGACCCTGTACAACATCAGCTTCACGTCACTGCCCATCCTCCTCTACAGCCTGGTGGAGCAGCACGTCACCGTGGAGACGCTCAAACGGGAACCCTCCTTGTACAG GGATATTGCCAAAAACTCTCTCCTCCGATGGCCAGTCTTCCTGTACTGGACATGCTTGGGCGTGTTTGATGCCGTCATCTTCTTTTTTGGTGCCTACTTCCTGTTTGACAACACCACTTTCACCAGCAATGGCCAG CTTATGACCACCAACACACAGATG ATGTTTGGCAACTGGACCTTCGGGACTCTGGTCTTTACTGTGCTGGTGTTCACCGTTACCCTCAAG CTTGCCTTGGACACGCGCCACTGGACCTGGATCAATCACTTTGTCATCTGGGGCTCGCTACTTTTCTACGTGATTTTCTCCCTCCTCTGGGGAGGCATCATTTG GCCCTTCCTCAACTACCAGAGGATGTATTATGTCTTCATGCAAATGCTGTCCAGCGGTCCTGCCTGGCTCAGTATCATCCTGCTCATTACGGTCAGCCTGCTACCTGATGTCATCAAGAAGGTCCTCTGCAGGGCCATGTGCCCAACAGCCACTGAGCGTGCTCAG TCCACTCGCCCGTGCCTTACTGTGGAGCCCTCCACCATCTTCATGCTTTCTCAGTCGTCCAGCAGAATGAGTTTCTGA
- the LOC133664826 gene encoding phospholipid-transporting ATPase IH-like isoform X1, producing MDLSRLRNIISRYCAGEENWVDSRTVYIGHKEPPPGAEAYIPQRYPDNRIVSSKYTSWNFIPKNLFEQFRRIANFYFLVIFLVQLIIDTPTSPVTSGLPLFFVITVTAIKQGYEDWLRHRADCSINECPVDVVQRGKVARTQSQELRVGDIVVVREDETFPCDLILLSSSRQDGTCYVTTTSLDGESSHKTYYAIPDTMAFRTEREVDSLHATIECEQPQPDLYKFVGRIHIYKDKDEPVARPLGAENLLLRGATLKNTQHIYAVAIYTGMETKMALNYQSKSQKRSAVEKSMNAFLIVYLCILISKAVINTVLKYAWQWSPDRDEPWYNHRTENERQRHVVIRAFTDFLAFTVLFNYIIPVSMYVTVEMQKFLGSYFITWDEEMFDEELGEGAQVNTSDLNEELGQVEYVFTDKTGTLTENNMEFIECCVDGNVYIPHAICNGQILSAASSIDMIDSSPGGYRREHEDLFFRALCLCHTVQVKEEETVDGIKRGIHQGRPTSFYISSSPDEVALVEGMKRLGYTYLRLKDNYMEILNKDDEIERFELLHVLNFDSVRRRMSVIVRASSGEYLLFCKGADSAIFPLVVSGKLEQVKARVEQNAVEGLRTLCVAYKKLSEVEYREACRHLTEAKLALQDREQRLAEAYDVIERDFVLLGATAVEDRLQEKAADTIESLHKAGIKVWVLTGDKMETAAATCYASKLFRRSTQILELTKKRTEEQSLHDVLFELNRTVLRQRSISGLSVDCLDFGLIIDGATLSAVLKPKQEVAGHGNYREIFLEICRNCSAVLCCRMAPLQKAQIVKLIKASKEHPITLAVGDGANDVSMILEAHVGIGIMGKEGRQAARNSDYAIPKFKHLKKMLLVHGHYYYIRIAELVQYFFYKNVCFIFPQFLYQFFCGFSQQPLYDTAYLTLYNISFTSLPILLYSLVEQHVTVETLKREPSLYRDIAKNSLLRWPVFLYWTCLGVFDAVIFFFGAYFLFDNTTFTSNGQLMTTNTQMMFGNWTFGTLVFTVLVFTVTLKLALDTRHWTWINHFVIWGSLLFYVIFSLLWGGIIWPFLNYQRMYYVFMQMLSSGPAWLSIILLITVSLLPDVIKKVLCRAMCPTATERAQDHDVLARDVAAAQLAPGQSYKGASTARSSPLQFAGVETLSLRRTDPLPRKLLAHLAEGGRAELRSCMLRLSGAGIAYYAPGPETSV from the exons TGCGCAGGGGAAGAGAACTGGGTCGACAGTCGGACGGTGTACATCGGCCATAAAGAACCCCCTCCGGGAGCTGAGGCCTACATCCCTCAGCGTTACCCTGACAACCGCATCGTCTCCTCAAAG TATACCTCCTGGAACTTCATCCCCAAGAACTTGTTTGAACAGTTCCGAAGAATTGCCAATTTCTACTTTTTGGTCATATTTCTGGTCCAG CTCATCATCGACACCCCTACCAGCCCCGTCACCAGCGGCCTGCCCCTCTTCTTTGTTATCACCGTCACTGCCATCAAACAG GGCTACGAGGACTGGTTGCGCCACAGAGCCGACTGCTCCATAAACGAGTGTCCCGTGGACGTGGTGCAGCGGGGGAAGGTGGCGAGGACGCAGAGTCAAGAGTTGAGG GTGGGCGACATCGTGGTGGTGAGGGAGGATGAGACGTTCCCATGTGACCTCATCCTGCTCTCCTCCAGCCGACAGGATGGCACCTGCTACGTCACCACCACCAGCCTGGATGGAGAGTCCAGTCACAAG ACCTATTACGCCATACCAGATACCATGGCCTTTAGGACCGAGCGGGAGGTAGATTCCTTACATGCCACCATCGAATGTGAACAACCACAGCCTGACCTCTACAA ATTTGTGGGACGCATCCATATTTATAAGGACAAAGATGAACCTGTCGCGAG ACCCCTCGGGGCTGAGAACTTGCTACTCCGAGGAGCCACACTGAAGAATACGCAGCATATTTACG CTGTTGCAATCTACAccggcatggagaccaagatggCACTCAATTACCAGTCTAAATCACAGAAGCGCTCGGCTGTGGAAAA GTCCATGAATGCCTTTCTGATTGTTTACCTGTGCATCTTGATCAGTAAAGCCGTCATCAACACTGTTCTTAAGTACGCCTGGCAGTGGTCTCCGGACCGGGACGAGCCGTGGTACAACCACAGGACGGAGAACGAGAGGCAACGACACGTG GTGATCCGAGCTTTCACAGACTTCCTGGCCTTCACCGTCTTGTTCAATTACATCATTCCCGTGTCCATGTACGTCACGGTTGAGATGCAGAAATTCCTGGGCTCCTACTTCATCACCTGGGACGAGGAGATGTTTGATGAGGAGCTGGGGGAAGGCGCTCAGGTCAACACCTCTGACTTGAACGAGGAGCTGGGGCAG GTGGAGTATGTTTTTACTGATAAGACggggactctgacagaaaacaacatGGAGTTTATCGAATGCTGCGTAGATGGGAACGTCTACATCCCGCACGCCATCTGCAACGGTCAAATCCTTAGCGCTGCCTCCAGCATAGACATGATAGATTCCTCACCTGGAGGATACCGCAGG GAGCACGAGGACCTGTTCTTCCGGGCCCTGTGTCTGTGTCACACGGTGCAAGTGAAGGAGGAGGAGACCGTGGACGGCATCAAGAGGGGCATCCACCAGGGCCGACCCACATCCTTCTACATTTCTTCCTCGCCAGATGAAGTTGCGTTGGTGGAGGGAATGAAAAG GCTGGGCTACACATACCTGAGACTGAAGGACAACTACATGGAGATCCTGAACAAAGACGATGAAATTGAAAG GTTTGAGCTGCTTCATGTGCTCAACTTTGACTCTGTAAGGAGGAGAATGAGCGTCATTGTCAGAGCGAGCTCAG GAGAATACCTGCTCTTCTGCAAGGGGGCTGACTCTGCCATTTTTCCCTTGGTGGTGTCTGGGAAGTTGGAGCAGGTGAAGGCCCGGGTGGAGCAGAACGCTGTG GAAGGCCTGCGGACCCTGTGCGTGGCCTACAAGAAGCTGTCGGAGGTGGAGTACCGGGAGGCGTGTCGGCACTTGACGGAAGCCAAGCTGGCCCTGCAGGACAGGGAGCAAAGGCTGGCTGAAGCCTACGACGTCATCGAAAGAGACTTTGTACTTCTGGGTGCCACGGCTGTGGAGGACAG GCTCCAGGAGAAGGCGGCCGATACCATCGAGTCGCTGCACAAGGCTGGAATAAAAGTTTGGGTCCTGACGGGGGACAAGATGGAGACGGCGGCGGCCACCTGCTACGCCAGCAAGCTCTTTCGCCGCAGCACTCAGATCCTGGAGCTGACCAAGAAGCGCACAGAGGAGCAGAGCCTCCATGATGTTCTGTTTGAGCTGAATAGGACTGTTCTCAGGCAACGATCCATTTCTGG GTTGTCTGTCGACTGCCTCGACTTTGGTCTTATCATCGACGGAGCCACGCTGTCGGCGGTCCTCAAGCCCAAGCAGGAAGTCGCCGGCCATGGCAACTACCGAGAGATCTTCCTGGAGATCTGTCGCAATTGTAGCGCCGTGCTCTGTTGTCGCATGGCGCCACTGCAGAAGGCACAG ATCGTCAAGCTGATCAAGGCCTCCAAGGAGCACCCCATAACTCTCGCTGTCGGCGACGGAGCCAATGATGTCAGCATGATTTTAGAAGCACATGTGGGCATTG GGATTATGGGTAAGGAAGGTCGCCAGGCAGCGAGGAACAGTGACTACGCCATCCCAAAGTTCAAACATCTGAAGAAAATGCTTCTGGTTCACGGTCATTACTACTACATACGCATCGCTGAGCTGGTTCAGTACTTCTTCTACAAG AATGTATGTTTCATCTTCCCCCAGTTCCTGTATCAGTTCTTCTGCGGCTTCTCCCAGCAG CCTCTGTACGATACGGCCTACTTGACCCTGTACAACATCAGCTTCACGTCACTGCCCATCCTCCTCTACAGCCTGGTGGAGCAGCACGTCACCGTGGAGACGCTCAAACGGGAACCCTCCTTGTACAG GGATATTGCCAAAAACTCTCTCCTCCGATGGCCAGTCTTCCTGTACTGGACATGCTTGGGCGTGTTTGATGCCGTCATCTTCTTTTTTGGTGCCTACTTCCTGTTTGACAACACCACTTTCACCAGCAATGGCCAG CTTATGACCACCAACACACAGATG ATGTTTGGCAACTGGACCTTCGGGACTCTGGTCTTTACTGTGCTGGTGTTCACCGTTACCCTCAAG CTTGCCTTGGACACGCGCCACTGGACCTGGATCAATCACTTTGTCATCTGGGGCTCGCTACTTTTCTACGTGATTTTCTCCCTCCTCTGGGGAGGCATCATTTG GCCCTTCCTCAACTACCAGAGGATGTATTATGTCTTCATGCAAATGCTGTCCAGCGGTCCTGCCTGGCTCAGTATCATCCTGCTCATTACGGTCAGCCTGCTACCTGATGTCATCAAGAAGGTCCTCTGCAGGGCCATGTGCCCAACAGCCACTGAGCGTGCTCAG